One Augochlora pura isolate Apur16 unplaced genomic scaffold, APUR_v2.2.1 APUR_unplaced_3055, whole genome shotgun sequence DNA segment encodes these proteins:
- the LOC144477713 gene encoding endoribonuclease Dcr-2-like, translating into LLWILLEEDECKMVESVDVPKVLGDLFESAIGAIYLDCEKNLKKVWEILYSLMHKEIDEFSQNIAKQPVRVLYETGGARPQFLSTVFIDGASSVMVPLKVIIAGQIKLIHGFDINKKEANHAAVKQTLKYLLHTKT; encoded by the exons cTTTTATGGATTTTACTGGAAGAAGATGAATGTAAAATGGTTGAATCTGTAGATGTGCCGAAAGTTTTAGGAGATTTATTTGAATCTGCGATAGGAGCAATATATCTTGATTGTGAGAAAAACCTAAAAAAAGTTTGGGAAATACTTTATTCTCTCATGCATAAGGAAATTG ATGAATTTAGTCAAAACATTGCCAAACAACCGGTCCGCGTATTATATGAAACTGGGGGTGCGAGACCACAATTTTT atCTACAGTTTTTATTGATGGTGCAAGTTCTGTCATGGTGccattaaaagtaattatagCTGGTCAAATTAAGCTTATCCATGGGTTTGATATAAACAAGAAAGAAGCCAATCATGCTGCAGTGAAa